The Helianthus annuus cultivar XRQ/B chromosome 16, HanXRQr2.0-SUNRISE, whole genome shotgun sequence genome includes a window with the following:
- the LOC110879830 gene encoding uncharacterized protein LOC110879830 isoform X1, protein MIVLNYRFNIDDWSKGRCCYEWEIADQLGRRWTMGLSQMGLLGWFAILMCKDKFVEYWVSSLYGFGFSHLVFVAGVMYFAMLLIGWNSHYTMKKWTIDVGWTSTWVRIVNEWLAVCVYYAGSTDRVEKSEGSRRSQISKLEGDNRHCVC, encoded by the exons ATGATAG TACTCAATTATCGGTTCAATATTGACGATTGGAGTAAGGGTAGGTGCTGTTATGAGTGGGAAATAGCTGATCAACTTGGACGGAGATGG ACCATGGGACTGTCTCAAATGGGTTTGTTAGGGTGGTTTGCGATATTGATGTGCAAAGACAAG tttgTGGAATACTGGGTATCATCCTTATATGGTTTCGGATTCTCCCATTTAGTTTTTGTCGCTGGAGTTATGTACTTTGCAATGCTATTAATTGGTTGGAATTCTCATTACACCATGAAAAA GTGGACTATTGATGTTGGTTGGACAAGTACCTGGGTCAGAATAGTAAATGAGTGGCTAGCAGTCTGTGTTTACT ATGCTGGTAGCACTGATCGTGTGGAAAAGTCGGAAGGTAGCAGAAGATCCCAAATAAGCAAGCTGGAAGGAGACAATCGTCACTGTGTATGTTAA
- the LOC110879830 gene encoding uncharacterized protein LOC110879830 isoform X2, with amino-acid sequence MDHGTVSNGFVRVVCDIDVQRQVFVAGVMYFAMLLIGWNSHYTMKKWTIDVGWTSTWVRIVNEWLAVCVYYAGSTDRVEKSEGSRRSQISKLEGDNRHCVC; translated from the exons ATGG ACCATGGGACTGTCTCAAATGGGTTTGTTAGGGTGGTTTGCGATATTGATGTGCAAAGACAAG TTTTTGTCGCTGGAGTTATGTACTTTGCAATGCTATTAATTGGTTGGAATTCTCATTACACCATGAAAAA GTGGACTATTGATGTTGGTTGGACAAGTACCTGGGTCAGAATAGTAAATGAGTGGCTAGCAGTCTGTGTTTACT ATGCTGGTAGCACTGATCGTGTGGAAAAGTCGGAAGGTAGCAGAAGATCCCAAATAAGCAAGCTGGAAGGAGACAATCGTCACTGTGTATGTTAA